Proteins encoded together in one Gemmatimonadetes bacterium T265 window:
- a CDS encoding DNA processing protein DprA, producing MPATTARVTPAAFPSDVHATFDTPLVDRVAAAALALLPGVGPVRWRSLITCYDGDAARAALAHGVTQSAWTDALRDAARRLRAPDGATTVLLAGDRSYPRALLDLPDAPPLLWARGNLATLAVTPTAALVGTRHNSSAGAHTARRLVASLRGDNACVISGMARGIDGVVHDAALAAGLPTIAVLGTGVDVPYPAQHRALYARIVRDGAVVSEQPPGTSAVPGAFPRRNRIIAALADCTVVVEAGERSGALITADVALDLGRTVAAVPGPIDAQTSTGANALLRDGAHVLASVDDLLPLLRPPTIRRPAGERLERRPRAVRAATGSTAKSVPPALHGDELALWDALVEPAADADVAAEKAGLSARRCAAALAGLELHGAVATELTGAIRRL from the coding sequence ATGCCGGCAACGACCGCGCGCGTAACGCCCGCGGCGTTCCCGTCCGACGTCCACGCGACGTTCGACACGCCACTCGTCGACCGCGTCGCCGCCGCGGCACTCGCGCTGCTCCCGGGCGTGGGGCCGGTCCGCTGGCGATCGCTCATCACCTGCTATGACGGCGACGCCGCCCGCGCGGCCCTCGCCCACGGCGTCACGCAGAGCGCGTGGACCGACGCGCTCCGCGACGCCGCCCGTCGCCTGCGCGCACCGGACGGCGCGACCACGGTCCTCCTCGCGGGCGACCGGAGCTACCCGCGAGCGCTGCTCGACCTGCCCGACGCGCCACCCCTACTCTGGGCGCGCGGCAACCTCGCCACGCTCGCGGTCACGCCGACCGCCGCGCTCGTCGGCACACGCCACAACAGCTCGGCCGGCGCACACACCGCACGCCGCCTGGTCGCGTCGCTGCGAGGCGACAACGCGTGCGTGATCAGCGGAATGGCCCGCGGCATCGACGGCGTCGTCCACGACGCCGCCCTCGCCGCCGGTCTCCCCACCATCGCGGTGTTGGGCACCGGCGTGGACGTGCCGTACCCCGCACAACATCGCGCGCTGTACGCGCGCATCGTCCGTGACGGCGCCGTCGTCAGCGAGCAGCCGCCTGGCACGAGCGCGGTACCCGGCGCGTTCCCGCGTCGCAACCGCATCATCGCGGCGCTCGCCGACTGCACAGTCGTCGTCGAAGCCGGCGAACGCAGCGGCGCCCTGATCACGGCCGACGTCGCGCTCGACCTCGGGCGTACCGTCGCCGCAGTCCCGGGGCCGATCGACGCGCAGACGTCGACCGGTGCGAACGCGCTGCTGCGCGACGGCGCGCACGTACTCGCTTCGGTGGATGACCTGCTCCCACTCCTGCGCCCGCCGACAATACGTCGTCCGGCCGGCGAACGATTGGAGCGTCGCCCCCGCGCTGTCCGCGCCGCTACCGGCTCGACCGCGAAATCCGTCCCTCCGGCCCTCCACGGCGACGAGCTGGCGCTCTGGGATGCCCTCGTCGAGCCCGCCGCCGACGCTGACGTTGCCGCCGAAAAGGCCGGACTTTCCGCGCGACGATGCGCGGC